A part of Gemmatimonas groenlandica genomic DNA contains:
- a CDS encoding DUF6929 family protein, which produces MIHAQHDPALVVRLVRQLPLHYADGADPSVDRPAHVRAGSGLAWVGERLAIVQDDANFIALVDPASGHATAVVLPAGESGVRQFDTGRGNKKQKFDLEALVSVDSPDGPFLLAIGSGSSKRRERMVTVKRAGEADEALSLIAAPGLYDVLRQATDFSGSDMNIEGAVCIGDVLRLFGRGNGEASKRHLPLDATCDLHWPSVRDYLDAPDSVEPPMPRRLRQYSLGEANGVRLSFTDATVAWGDRSAQPVVLYTAAAEGSPDSRRDGEVAGSAIGFLDPRCEGTVMRYALLRDMQGELLPLKVEGIACGRADQRQVFVVLDVDNPDAPSMLCELRLEGPWPSLDTPG; this is translated from the coding sequence ATGATTCACGCCCAGCACGATCCGGCGCTCGTTGTCCGCCTTGTCCGCCAGCTACCGCTGCACTACGCGGACGGCGCGGACCCCTCCGTTGATCGCCCAGCGCACGTGCGGGCTGGTTCCGGATTGGCGTGGGTTGGCGAGCGGCTCGCCATCGTGCAGGACGACGCCAACTTCATCGCCTTGGTTGATCCCGCGTCGGGTCATGCGACCGCCGTGGTGCTGCCAGCCGGCGAAAGCGGGGTGCGCCAGTTCGATACGGGTCGCGGCAACAAGAAGCAGAAGTTCGATCTTGAAGCACTGGTCAGCGTTGATTCCCCCGACGGCCCCTTCTTGCTGGCCATCGGCTCCGGGTCGTCCAAGCGCCGCGAGCGCATGGTCACGGTGAAGCGCGCTGGTGAAGCCGACGAAGCGCTGTCGCTCATCGCGGCGCCGGGACTTTACGATGTGCTGCGTCAGGCGACCGATTTCTCGGGGAGTGACATGAACATCGAAGGCGCGGTGTGCATCGGCGATGTGTTACGACTCTTCGGGCGCGGCAACGGGGAGGCGAGCAAACGCCATCTGCCCCTCGACGCCACCTGTGATCTGCACTGGCCCTCGGTACGGGATTATCTCGACGCGCCGGATAGCGTGGAGCCGCCCATGCCCCGGCGGTTGCGACAGTATTCCCTCGGCGAGGCCAACGGCGTGCGCCTGAGTTTCACCGACGCCACGGTCGCGTGGGGCGATCGGTCGGCGCAGCCGGTAGTGCTCTACACGGCCGCCGCCGAAGGCTCACCTGACTCCCGGCGCGACGGCGAGGTGGCCGGTAGCGCCATCGGCTTCCTCGACCCGCGTTGTGAGGGGACGGTGATGCGCTACGCGTTGTTACGCGACATGCAGGGTGAGCTGCTGCCGCTCAAGGTCGAGGGAATCGCCTGCGGTCGCGCCGACCAGCGCCAGGTCTTTGTGGTGCTCGATGTCGACAATCCCGACGCACCGTCGATGCTGTGCGAGTTGCGTCTGGAGGGTCCGTGGCCGTCGCTGGATACACCCGGATAG
- a CDS encoding polysaccharide deacetylase family protein, giving the protein MLRFPLALLLACCPAILQAQAQPVPITTAKPGWKWTMDSVHTVVNEVRAGRSLQPAAWPNGSRVAVLLSFDVDNETIAIRYGEPTVGSLAEMQYGARVGLPRIMRLLDKHEIPASFFIPSVSLAITPSMADLIKKSGRHEFAVHGWIHELNMTLPDSAERALLAKAVAELTALTGQKPTGYRAPSWNFSPNTLAILRDMGFRYESSLMADDAPYELVQRGQPTGLVELPVQWILDDAPLFDPRGERYMNPRDVARVWMDEFDKAYEEGTMFVLTLHPHVSGHRSRIVALELLIAHIQAKGAGKVWWATHAEVAEYVRKASKLGEPRAR; this is encoded by the coding sequence ATGCTTCGATTCCCGCTCGCGCTGCTGTTGGCCTGTTGTCCCGCCATCCTCCAGGCGCAGGCGCAGCCTGTGCCGATCACGACCGCCAAGCCGGGATGGAAGTGGACCATGGACAGTGTACACACCGTGGTCAACGAAGTCCGCGCCGGCCGCTCGCTGCAGCCGGCGGCGTGGCCGAATGGGTCGCGCGTCGCGGTGCTGCTCTCGTTCGACGTCGACAACGAGACGATCGCGATCCGCTACGGTGAGCCCACGGTGGGATCGTTGGCTGAGATGCAGTACGGCGCACGTGTAGGATTGCCGCGCATCATGCGCTTGCTCGACAAGCACGAGATTCCCGCGTCGTTCTTTATCCCCTCGGTGAGCCTGGCGATTACGCCATCGATGGCCGATCTGATCAAGAAGAGCGGTCGACATGAATTTGCCGTGCATGGTTGGATTCACGAGCTGAACATGACGCTCCCCGATTCGGCCGAACGCGCGTTGCTCGCGAAGGCCGTCGCCGAACTCACGGCGCTGACCGGGCAGAAGCCAACCGGCTACCGCGCACCGAGCTGGAATTTCAGTCCGAATACGTTGGCGATTCTTCGTGACATGGGCTTCCGCTACGAGAGCTCGCTCATGGCCGATGATGCACCCTACGAGTTGGTGCAACGCGGGCAACCCACCGGACTCGTGGAGTTGCCGGTGCAATGGATTCTCGACGATGCGCCGCTGTTCGATCCGCGCGGCGAGCGCTACATGAATCCGCGCGATGTCGCTCGCGTCTGGATGGACGAGTTCGACAAGGCGTACGAGGAGGGTACGATGTTCGTGCTCACGCTGCATCCCCATGTGTCGGGGCATCGCTCCCGTATTGTGGCCCTCGAGCTGCTGATCGCGCACATCCAGGCCAAAGGGGCCGGCAAGGTGTGGTGGGCCACGCACGCGGAGGTCGCCGAGTACGTGCGCAAGGCGTCGAAACTCGGCGAACCGAGGGCCCGATAG
- a CDS encoding pyrroloquinoline quinone-dependent dehydrogenase, which yields MRALLRSATLSLLVGATPAFAQRVDWANTSGDPGAMRYAPLADIDRNNVGRLKLAWRWNTGERSVRASANQKAARPGLFQASPIVLGDTMYVSTPYAAVAALDARTGRELWKFDPEMWRTGQPSNGTGFVHRGVATWASSTQRRIFINARWKLIALDAATGKPIPSFGVNGEVDLTKELRRAVNQLQYTNTSPPVVYGDLVIVGNGVGDRIRYRNDPPGDVQAFDVNTGKRVWSFHTVPDSGEVGWDTWEDGSYKYMGHTNVWAPMSLDAARGLLFLPVSTPTNDWYGGDRKGDNLFAESVVALNAKTGARVWHYQIVHHGLWDYDLPAPPVLATITWNGRPRDVVAVPSKTAWIYVFDRETGAPIWPIVERPVPKSDVPGERAALTQPMPTNPAPFTRQTVSENDLIDFTPELRRRALEVFSKYRSGPIFTPPSLEGTIVMPGSIGGAGWGSTSYDPESHTLYVKGTDNPVVYRVQKGVPNDTIGFEYTVDLVRSGLGVTADPDSGKADHAPPEQLPLIKPPYGTMTAINLDTGKRRWQVTLGDTPAIRNHPLLENVKLPPLGVAGAVGGTVTKGGLIFATGGGSVLYALDTRDGSVKWQFDLPAGRGYANPISYRAANGVQYIVIATGGGDNAELIAFSLDGRH from the coding sequence GTGCGCGCCCTGCTTCGCTCGGCGACGTTGTCGCTCCTCGTCGGTGCCACGCCGGCGTTCGCGCAGCGCGTGGATTGGGCGAATACCAGTGGAGATCCCGGCGCTATGCGCTATGCGCCTCTGGCGGACATCGACCGCAACAATGTGGGTCGACTCAAGCTCGCCTGGCGGTGGAACACCGGCGAGCGCAGCGTGCGAGCCAGCGCGAATCAGAAGGCCGCGCGTCCCGGATTATTTCAGGCGTCACCGATCGTGCTCGGCGATACCATGTACGTCTCAACGCCGTACGCGGCGGTGGCCGCGCTCGACGCGCGCACCGGTCGCGAGTTGTGGAAGTTCGATCCGGAAATGTGGCGCACCGGACAGCCGTCGAACGGCACCGGTTTCGTGCACCGTGGCGTGGCCACGTGGGCATCGTCAACGCAGCGACGGATCTTCATCAATGCACGTTGGAAGTTGATCGCGCTCGATGCCGCCACGGGCAAACCCATCCCGTCGTTCGGCGTAAACGGCGAAGTCGATCTCACGAAAGAGCTTCGTCGCGCCGTGAACCAGTTGCAGTACACGAACACCTCTCCCCCGGTGGTCTATGGCGACCTGGTGATCGTGGGGAATGGCGTGGGCGATCGCATTCGCTATCGCAACGATCCGCCCGGCGACGTGCAAGCGTTCGATGTGAACACCGGCAAGCGCGTCTGGAGCTTTCACACGGTGCCCGATTCCGGCGAAGTCGGCTGGGACACCTGGGAAGACGGCTCGTACAAGTACATGGGGCACACCAACGTGTGGGCACCAATGAGCCTCGACGCGGCGCGTGGATTGTTGTTTCTGCCGGTGTCAACACCCACAAACGATTGGTATGGCGGCGATCGCAAGGGCGACAACCTTTTCGCCGAATCCGTCGTCGCGCTGAATGCCAAAACGGGCGCGCGCGTCTGGCACTATCAGATCGTGCATCACGGACTGTGGGACTACGATCTGCCGGCACCGCCGGTGCTAGCCACTATTACCTGGAACGGTAGGCCGCGCGATGTCGTGGCGGTTCCGTCGAAGACTGCATGGATCTACGTGTTCGACCGTGAGACCGGGGCGCCGATCTGGCCGATCGTGGAGCGCCCGGTGCCCAAGAGCGACGTGCCGGGGGAGCGTGCCGCACTGACCCAGCCGATGCCGACCAATCCCGCCCCGTTTACCCGCCAAACGGTGAGCGAGAACGATCTCATTGATTTCACGCCGGAGCTCAGGCGTCGCGCGCTCGAGGTGTTCTCGAAGTATCGCAGCGGTCCGATTTTCACACCGCCCTCGCTCGAAGGCACGATCGTGATGCCGGGCTCGATCGGCGGGGCAGGCTGGGGCAGCACGTCGTACGATCCCGAATCGCACACGCTGTACGTGAAGGGCACCGACAACCCGGTCGTCTATCGGGTGCAGAAGGGCGTGCCGAATGACACCATCGGATTCGAGTATACCGTCGATTTGGTGCGCAGCGGACTTGGCGTAACGGCCGATCCCGACTCGGGAAAAGCTGATCATGCGCCGCCCGAGCAGCTGCCGTTGATCAAGCCGCCATATGGCACCATGACCGCGATCAACCTCGACACCGGCAAGCGACGCTGGCAGGTGACCCTCGGCGATACACCGGCGATCCGCAATCACCCGTTGCTCGAAAACGTGAAGCTGCCTCCGCTCGGGGTGGCCGGAGCCGTGGGCGGTACGGTCACCAAAGGCGGACTGATCTTCGCCACCGGCGGCGGTTCGGTGCTCTATGCGCTCGACACGCGCGACGGCTCTGTGAAATGGCAGTTCGACCTGCCAGCAGGGCGGGGCTACGCAAACCCCATTTCGTACCGCGCGGCGAACGGGGTACAGTACATCGTGATCGCCACCGGCGGCGGTGACAACGCCGAACTGATCGCCTTTTCGCTCGACGGCAGGCACTAG
- a CDS encoding M20/M25/M40 family metallo-hydrolase: MRRFFVPVIGLSATFAVSHVASAQSRAPIFNPTALTAQQQLSREIYKELVEINTGVETGNITTAAVAMAARFKAAGIAEADIFVGGPRPEKHNVVARIRGKGGPNAPKPLLLLAHIDVVEALKADWSPDLDPFVFTERDGYYYGRGTADDKAMASIFVANVYRMKREGFVPDRDIIIALTADEESGPANGVDWLLKNHKELVDAALVINEGGGGTLRDGKPLFNSVQATEKITTNFTLRVTNKGGHSSVPRDDNAITSLSDALSKVGRYKFAIQLNDVTRAFFTQTAALEEPAMGKAMKALVANPADKAAIAVVTADPKYNSMLRTTCVATELKGGHATNALPQLAEANVNCRVYPTQTAPQVQAELAKAIGDTTVQVIIRSQRPASPPSALLPELMQNVARITKELWGEMPIIPTMSTGATDSRFFRALGVPAFGVSGLFSDPTVDARAHGRDERMGIKSYYEGQEFLYRLTKALSANVVAQ; this comes from the coding sequence ATGCGGCGGTTCTTCGTGCCCGTCATCGGTTTGAGCGCGACGTTCGCTGTGTCGCACGTTGCCTCGGCGCAATCACGCGCGCCGATCTTCAACCCGACCGCGCTCACGGCGCAGCAGCAGCTGTCCCGCGAGATCTACAAGGAGCTCGTCGAGATCAATACCGGCGTGGAGACCGGCAATATCACGACGGCCGCAGTGGCCATGGCCGCGCGCTTCAAAGCGGCGGGCATCGCGGAGGCCGACATCTTTGTGGGTGGACCGCGCCCGGAGAAGCACAACGTGGTGGCGCGCATTCGCGGGAAGGGCGGCCCAAATGCGCCGAAGCCGCTGCTCCTGCTCGCGCACATCGATGTCGTGGAGGCACTCAAGGCCGATTGGTCGCCCGACCTCGATCCCTTCGTGTTCACGGAGCGCGACGGCTACTACTACGGGCGGGGAACCGCTGACGATAAGGCCATGGCCTCGATCTTCGTCGCCAACGTCTATCGTATGAAGCGCGAAGGGTTCGTGCCCGATCGCGACATCATCATCGCGCTCACCGCCGATGAGGAAAGTGGTCCGGCCAATGGTGTCGATTGGCTGCTGAAGAATCACAAGGAGTTGGTGGATGCCGCGCTCGTCATCAACGAGGGCGGCGGTGGCACGCTGCGCGACGGCAAGCCGTTGTTCAATAGCGTGCAGGCGACGGAGAAGATCACGACCAACTTCACGCTGCGCGTGACCAACAAGGGCGGCCATTCTTCGGTGCCGCGCGACGACAACGCGATCACGTCGCTCTCCGACGCGCTGTCGAAAGTCGGCCGGTACAAATTCGCCATTCAGCTCAACGACGTGACACGCGCGTTCTTCACGCAGACGGCTGCGCTGGAAGAACCCGCGATGGGCAAGGCCATGAAGGCGCTGGTGGCGAATCCAGCCGACAAGGCGGCCATCGCCGTCGTGACGGCCGATCCCAAGTACAACTCGATGCTGCGCACGACCTGCGTGGCCACGGAACTGAAGGGTGGTCACGCCACGAATGCGCTGCCGCAGCTCGCCGAGGCGAACGTGAACTGCCGCGTATATCCCACGCAAACCGCGCCACAGGTGCAGGCTGAGCTGGCGAAAGCCATTGGCGACACCACGGTACAGGTGATCATCCGGTCGCAGCGGCCGGCCTCACCGCCGTCGGCGCTGCTGCCGGAGCTGATGCAAAACGTCGCCCGCATTACGAAAGAGCTGTGGGGCGAGATGCCGATCATTCCCACGATGAGCACCGGCGCGACCGATTCGCGCTTCTTCCGCGCCCTCGGCGTTCCGGCCTTTGGCGTGTCAGGACTCTTCTCCGATCCCACGGTCGACGCACGGGCGCATGGTCGCGACGAACGCATGGGCATCAAGAGCTACTACGAAGGGCAGGAGTTCCTCTATCGCCTCACCAAGGCGCTGAGCGCCAACGTGGTCGCGCAGTAA
- a CDS encoding YceI family protein — protein sequence MRVRISHLTIASAVLLLTAATASPMERITLAPGSRLWFDGTSTLRSWTCTADKIESKIDAESGVADAVLNGRKVAGTLEVEFPVEKLECKNGTMNEHMRKALVAAKHPDITFNLSGYDLSKGTPQGGTVQGSLTMNGQSHQVAVPVQFVRADGALRVTGKLPLNMTEWGVKPPKLMMGTIKVGNVVTVQFDLLLQH from the coding sequence ATGCGCGTGCGCATTTCGCATCTTACGATCGCCTCGGCAGTCCTGCTGCTCACTGCCGCCACCGCCAGCCCGATGGAGCGGATCACGCTCGCTCCGGGCAGTCGCCTGTGGTTCGACGGTACCTCGACTCTCCGCTCCTGGACCTGTACGGCCGACAAGATCGAGTCGAAGATCGACGCCGAGTCCGGCGTCGCGGACGCGGTCCTGAACGGTCGCAAGGTCGCCGGAACGCTTGAAGTCGAGTTCCCCGTGGAGAAACTCGAGTGCAAGAACGGCACGATGAACGAGCACATGCGCAAGGCGCTCGTGGCCGCGAAGCATCCCGACATCACGTTCAATCTGTCGGGCTACGACCTCAGCAAGGGCACGCCACAGGGCGGGACTGTACAGGGCTCGTTGACCATGAACGGCCAATCGCATCAGGTCGCGGTGCCAGTGCAGTTCGTACGGGCTGACGGTGCGCTGCGCGTGACGGGCAAGTTGCCGCTCAACATGACCGAATGGGGCGTCAAGCCGCCGAAGCTGATGATGGGCACGATCAAAGTCGGCAACGTCGTGACCGTGCAATTCGACCTCCTGCTTCAACACTGA
- a CDS encoding DUF3108 domain-containing protein, with product MQVASFERRRSSPVPVAAALLFVLAATSPGELTAQAAHSAPPVSAPGIAPALAATLSAPSRPAFGMGEVLDYRVNVSRAGNVGQGQMRVEGPVMERATLTWRLVFVMQAQRGPIKAIDRTTSWIDPTTFATTRFEKTERHPLSRDQETVEIDASAGTWTRNNGASQSLATTLPLDELSFMYFLRGLPLDHEGTFTFSRHFDEARNPTVVYVRGEEMVDTPAGLFRTRVLDMHVRDPKRFQGAGVIRINLDMAGCHMPVRITSKMPIIGTTTLTLTNVSSTATVAEHAPASCAL from the coding sequence ATGCAAGTCGCCTCGTTCGAACGTCGCCGTTCTTCGCCCGTGCCGGTCGCGGCCGCGCTGCTCTTCGTGCTTGCCGCAACGAGTCCGGGGGAACTGACGGCGCAAGCCGCCCACAGTGCACCTCCTGTGTCTGCACCCGGGATCGCACCGGCGCTCGCGGCCACACTGAGCGCGCCGAGTCGGCCGGCCTTCGGCATGGGCGAGGTGCTGGACTATCGGGTGAACGTGTCCAGAGCCGGCAACGTCGGACAGGGACAGATGCGCGTCGAGGGTCCGGTCATGGAGCGCGCGACGCTCACTTGGCGACTGGTGTTCGTGATGCAGGCTCAACGCGGGCCCATCAAGGCCATCGACCGGACCACCTCGTGGATCGATCCCACGACGTTCGCGACCACGCGCTTCGAGAAGACCGAACGGCATCCGCTTTCGCGTGACCAAGAGACGGTCGAGATCGATGCTTCCGCCGGCACATGGACGCGCAACAACGGCGCATCGCAATCCCTCGCCACGACGCTGCCCCTGGACGAACTCTCATTCATGTACTTCCTGCGCGGCCTCCCGCTCGATCACGAGGGCACGTTCACGTTCTCGCGTCACTTCGACGAAGCACGCAATCCGACGGTCGTGTACGTCCGTGGAGAAGAAATGGTCGACACGCCGGCTGGACTCTTCCGAACGCGCGTACTTGACATGCATGTGCGCGACCCGAAGCGATTTCAGGGCGCGGGTGTTATCCGCATCAATCTCGATATGGCCGGCTGTCACATGCCGGTGCGGATTACGAGCAAGATGCCGATCATCGGCACCACTACGCTGACGCTCACGAACGTTAGCTCGACGGCCACCGTGGCCGAACACGCGCCCGCCAGCTGCGCGCTGTAG
- a CDS encoding Bax inhibitor-1/YccA family protein codes for MRTTNPVLSRLADAARATAAGSRSGSMTTAGVAGKAAILLAVVLFSAAVTWQQFATGNLDLLMPAMLLGGIGGFIVGMIASFKPQTAPWSAPIYASLQGIFLGAVSALYNLRFAGLPQQAVLLTFGVAASVFLLYRFNILRATEGFKRMMLAAMIGIGLFYLGSMLLSFFGVSIGYFTSSGPLAIGINLAVAGIAALNLVLDFDRIEQGVQSGAPKQLEWFAAFGLMVTLIWLYLELLRLLSRLQGRRN; via the coding sequence ATGCGCACTACGAATCCCGTTTTGTCCCGCCTAGCCGACGCGGCACGTGCCACCGCCGCCGGTTCGCGCTCGGGTTCCATGACCACCGCCGGTGTCGCGGGTAAGGCCGCGATTCTGCTGGCGGTCGTGCTCTTTTCGGCCGCCGTGACCTGGCAGCAGTTTGCCACCGGCAACCTCGACCTGCTCATGCCGGCCATGCTTTTGGGTGGAATCGGCGGGTTCATTGTCGGCATGATCGCCAGCTTCAAGCCGCAGACGGCGCCGTGGAGCGCGCCGATCTACGCGTCGCTGCAGGGCATCTTTCTGGGCGCGGTCTCAGCGCTATATAACCTGCGCTTTGCCGGACTGCCGCAGCAGGCGGTGCTTCTCACGTTTGGTGTGGCCGCGTCGGTGTTCCTGCTGTACCGCTTCAACATCCTGCGCGCCACGGAAGGATTCAAGCGCATGATGCTTGCCGCCATGATCGGTATCGGCCTGTTCTATCTTGGCTCGATGCTGCTCTCGTTCTTCGGTGTCTCGATCGGCTACTTCACATCGTCGGGTCCGCTCGCGATCGGCATTAATCTCGCGGTCGCCGGTATCGCGGCGCTCAATCTCGTGCTCGACTTCGACCGCATCGAACAGGGTGTGCAGTCAGGCGCTCCAAAGCAGCTCGAGTGGTTCGCGGCGTTCGGACTCATGGTCACGCTGATCTGGTTGTATCTCGAGCTTCTGCGCCTGCTGTCGCGCTTACAGGGCCGCCGCAACTAG
- a CDS encoding carbohydrate binding family 9 domain-containing protein, with product MGPLATDFALLNVPTSYLFAVLLQVVQPVPPASTVPAPTRPTSGPPVASASTTTNSAAGGSRHAGAVFHGRRGQLTVTTPRRDAAVVVDGRLDEPAWADAALLTGFSQFFPADGIAAQDSTEVLVWYSATELHVGIRAFAAPGSVRATLADRDKISADDNVQLFLGTYSDSRQAMVFAVNPFGIQSDGVLTETGASVGGGFNATTAKARESSDLAPDYVWKSKGQLTDFGYQVELSIPFKSLRYRAGDEQRWQLNVARTVQTSGHEETWTPALRGASSFLAQSGVLAGLRDLRRGLTVDVIPTITSSTVGTRNTSSAAWDYNGGRPELGGSVRWGVTSNLTVAGTANPDFSQVEADATQFSYDPRVAVFFPERRPFFLESQEQFTTPNRLIYTRRIAQPVVASKLTGKYGGFDIGLLSAVDNQDASFDQQHSPLYNILRLQRDLGAQSRVGVAYTDKVDGQRWNRVLGVDGRLVRGIYNLQGQVANSFTSSDSGTLSAPLFDVSASRNGRRFVARYAMNGISPDFDAQSGFIARPGIANISATHRWNFYGKPKALLELFSPELFMLGRYQYDRFVNGDGSQDRQLHLRANARLRGGWQLGTQLLLEVFGYDPSLYGNYVLLQPTGGGRVDTVGYSGAPKIGNRDWVFSVGTPEFRHFSYNGFAVIGYDENFQEWSSARILSVQNTLTLRPTEQLRLAATWNFDSFDRRSDGTRVLTRNTPRLRAEYQVTRQFFVRVIGEHAVVTQDSLRDDTRTNAPIYLRGANGTLTRAAAFERTRARIDVLLSYLPSPGTVVYLGYGDALAANRPAGPERLQRTRDQFFMKLSYLFRLQ from the coding sequence ATGGGTCCACTCGCCACCGATTTCGCACTGCTCAACGTGCCCACGTCATACTTATTCGCTGTACTGCTGCAGGTCGTACAGCCGGTGCCGCCGGCCTCCACGGTGCCTGCCCCGACACGGCCGACTTCCGGACCGCCGGTCGCCAGCGCGTCCACAACGACGAACAGCGCAGCCGGTGGTTCGCGTCACGCCGGCGCCGTTTTCCATGGACGCCGCGGACAGCTCACCGTGACGACACCACGTCGCGACGCGGCCGTGGTCGTTGACGGCCGGTTAGATGAACCGGCGTGGGCTGATGCGGCCCTGCTGACGGGGTTCTCGCAGTTCTTTCCGGCCGATGGTATTGCCGCGCAGGACAGCACCGAAGTCCTGGTGTGGTACTCTGCAACGGAACTGCACGTCGGCATCCGCGCCTTCGCCGCCCCGGGCAGCGTCCGGGCCACACTCGCCGATCGCGACAAGATTTCGGCCGACGACAACGTGCAGCTGTTCCTCGGCACGTACAGCGACAGCCGCCAGGCAATGGTCTTCGCGGTGAATCCGTTCGGGATTCAGAGCGACGGCGTCTTGACGGAGACCGGCGCCAGCGTTGGCGGCGGCTTCAACGCCACCACCGCCAAAGCCCGCGAAAGCTCCGACCTCGCGCCGGACTACGTGTGGAAGTCGAAGGGGCAGCTCACGGACTTCGGCTATCAAGTGGAGCTGTCGATTCCGTTCAAGAGCTTGCGGTACCGCGCCGGCGACGAACAGCGCTGGCAACTGAATGTAGCGCGCACGGTGCAGACGTCGGGACACGAGGAGACGTGGACGCCGGCGCTTCGCGGCGCCTCGAGCTTTCTCGCGCAGTCGGGTGTGCTGGCGGGCCTGCGGGATTTGCGCCGCGGACTCACGGTGGATGTGATTCCGACCATCACGTCGAGTACCGTCGGGACGCGCAATACGAGCAGCGCCGCGTGGGACTACAACGGTGGTCGGCCCGAGCTCGGCGGCAGCGTCCGGTGGGGCGTCACGAGCAATCTCACCGTGGCCGGTACGGCGAATCCCGACTTCTCGCAGGTGGAAGCCGATGCCACGCAATTCTCGTATGATCCGCGCGTAGCGGTGTTCTTTCCGGAGCGACGCCCCTTCTTTCTGGAGAGTCAGGAGCAGTTCACGACGCCGAATCGCCTGATCTACACGCGTCGCATCGCGCAGCCAGTGGTGGCCAGCAAGCTCACGGGCAAGTACGGCGGTTTCGATATCGGCCTACTCTCGGCGGTGGACAATCAGGACGCGTCATTCGACCAGCAGCATTCGCCGTTGTACAACATTCTGCGACTGCAGCGCGACCTCGGCGCACAGAGCCGCGTGGGTGTGGCCTACACCGACAAGGTCGACGGGCAGCGATGGAACCGCGTGCTCGGCGTCGACGGGCGGCTGGTTCGCGGCATCTACAATCTGCAGGGGCAAGTCGCGAACAGCTTCACGAGCAGCGACAGTGGCACGCTGAGCGCGCCGCTGTTCGATGTGAGTGCGTCACGCAACGGCCGCCGCTTCGTGGCCCGCTACGCCATGAATGGCATCAGCCCCGACTTCGACGCACAATCCGGCTTCATCGCACGCCCGGGCATTGCGAACATCTCGGCCACCCATCGCTGGAATTTCTACGGCAAGCCGAAAGCGTTGCTCGAGCTGTTCAGCCCCGAGTTGTTCATGCTGGGCCGCTATCAGTACGACCGCTTCGTGAACGGTGATGGATCGCAGGATCGGCAGCTGCATCTGCGCGCCAACGCACGGCTGCGCGGCGGCTGGCAGCTGGGCACCCAGCTGCTCCTCGAAGTCTTCGGATACGACCCGTCACTCTATGGCAACTACGTACTGCTGCAACCGACTGGCGGCGGACGCGTGGATACGGTGGGTTACAGCGGTGCGCCAAAGATCGGCAACCGCGACTGGGTCTTCTCGGTCGGCACGCCGGAGTTTCGCCACTTCAGCTACAACGGCTTCGCGGTGATCGGCTACGACGAAAACTTCCAGGAGTGGAGTTCGGCGCGCATCCTGAGCGTGCAGAACACGCTCACGCTGCGCCCCACCGAACAGCTGCGACTGGCCGCGACTTGGAATTTCGATTCGTTCGATCGTCGCAGCGACGGGACGCGGGTACTCACGCGCAACACCCCACGGCTGCGGGCAGAGTACCAGGTCACGCGGCAGTTCTTCGTGCGTGTGATCGGCGAGCACGCCGTGGTCACGCAAGATTCCCTGCGGGACGACACGCGCACGAATGCGCCGATCTATCTGCGCGGCGCCAATGGCACACTCACGCGGGCGGCGGCGTTTGAACGCACCCGCGCCCGTATAGACGTCCTGCTGTCGTATCTGCCGTCACCGGGTACTGTCGTGTATCTCGGCTACGGCGACGCGCTGGCGGCCAATCGTCCGGCCGGACCGGAGCGCCTGCAGCGTACGCGCGATCAGTTCTTCATGAAGCTCAGCTACCTGTTCCGCCTGCAGTAG